In Arachis stenosperma cultivar V10309 chromosome 1, arast.V10309.gnm1.PFL2, whole genome shotgun sequence, one DNA window encodes the following:
- the LOC130973256 gene encoding F-box/kelch-repeat protein At1g55270-like, translating into MDRVIQPPLVDTTACLCRVDTGLKTVAGAKRYVPGTKLCLRPDIKPSIHPTRNKAARGDRSRNQSPLLPGLPDDLAIACLIRVPRVEHRKLRLVCKRWYRLLTGNFFYSLRKSLGVAEEWIYVIKRDRDGKISWHAFDPVYQLWQPLPPIPKEYSGALGFGCAVLSGCHLYLFGGKDPLKGSMRRVIFYSARTNKWHRAPDMLRRRHFFGSCVINNCLYVAGGENEGVHRSLRSAEVYDPNKNRWSFVSDMSTAMVPFIGVVYNGKWFLKGLGSHRQVMSEVYQPDTDSWYPVFDGMVAGWRNPSTTLNGQLYALDCKDGCKLRLYDEITDSWSKHIDSKMHLGNSRAMEAAALVPLNGKLCIIRNNMSISLVDVSKFEHLNGSSAEHLWETIAGKGQFRTLMTNLWSSLAGRNRLKSHIVHCQVLQA; encoded by the exons ATGGACAGAGTTATTCAACCTCCTTTG GTTGATACGACTGCATGTTTATGTCGAGTAGATACGGGGTTGAAAACTGTTGCTGGAGCAAAGAGGTATGTCCCTGGAACAAAGCTGTGTCTTCGACCTGATATTAAACCATCCATTCACCCGACAAGAAACAAGGCAGCTCGTGGTGACAGAAGCCGGAATCAGTCCCCACTACTTCCAGGACTTCCTGATGATCTAGCTATTGCTTGCCTTATCCGGGTCCCAAGGGTTGAACACCGTAAGCTTCGGTTAGTCTGCAAAAGATGGTATCGTCTCTTGACTGGTAACTTCTTTTACTCACTCCGCAAGAGTCTTGGGGTTGCAGAAGAGTGGATATATGTCATCAAGAGAGACCGAGATGGGAAAATATCATGGCATGCTTTTGATCCTGTGTACCAACTATGGCAGCCCCTGCCTCCAATTCCTAAGGAATACTCTGGAGCTTTGGGTTTTGGCTGTGCAGTTCTAAGTGGTTGTCACCTGTACTTGTTTGGGGGGAAGGATCCACTGAAGGGGTCAATGAGAAGGGTCATCTTTTATAGTGCTAGGACAAATAAATGGCACCGTGCCCCAGATATGCTTCGCAGGCGGCACTTCTTCGGTTCATGTGTCATAAACAATTGTCTGTATGTGGCTGGTGGAGAGAATGAGGGCGTCCATCGGTCCTTGAGATCAGCTGAAGTTTATGATCCTAATAAGAATCGATGGTCATTTGTTTCAGATATGAGCACTGCAATGGTGCCTTTCATAGGTGTTGTCTATAATGGAAAGTGGTTCCTGAAGGGACTTGGTTCTCATCGGCAGGTTATGAGTGAGGTTTACCAGCCAGACACTGATAGCTGGTATCCTGTTTTTGACGGAATGGTTGCCGGCTGGAGGAACCCGAGCACTACTCTCAATGGACAGTTGTATGCCTTGGACTGCAAGGATGGTTGCAAACTTAGGCTTTACGACGAGATTACCGATTCATGGAGCAAACATATTGACAGTAAAATGCATTTAGGGAACTCGCGTGCTATGGAGGCTGCTGCTCTAGTCCCCCTCAATGGCAAACTTTGTATCATCCGGAACAATATGAGCATTTCTCTGGTGGATGTTTCCAAATTCGAACATTTGAACGGATCTTCCGCTGAACATTTATGGGAAACTATTGCAGGGAAAGGACAGTTCAGGACTTTAATGACGAATCTGTGGTCTAGCCTTGCTGGGAGAAACAGGCTCAAAAGCCACATAGTTCACTGTCAGGTTCTTCAAGCTTAA